In Meiothermus ruber DSM 1279, the following proteins share a genomic window:
- a CDS encoding methylated-DNA--[protein]-cysteine S-methyltransferase, with protein sequence MHSLLIPTPVGPLYAKASPQGLLSVELLVLGEGFPERPNALLNDLARRVEAYFAGKGETFLQVPLDYSGLEARRIALYEEVRRIPPGQTRSYAQMGRLCGLTPRAVGAAMRACPFFLVVPAQRVIHADGRLGGFAGREGVKEWLLRWEGAQLSP encoded by the coding sequence ATGCACAGCCTGCTCATACCCACCCCGGTGGGTCCACTCTACGCCAAAGCCAGCCCCCAGGGGTTGCTATCGGTGGAGCTGCTGGTCTTGGGGGAGGGCTTTCCCGAACGTCCCAACGCCCTGCTCAACGACCTGGCCCGGCGGGTGGAGGCCTACTTTGCCGGTAAGGGTGAAACCTTTTTGCAGGTGCCCCTCGACTACAGCGGCCTCGAGGCCCGGCGAATAGCCCTTTACGAGGAGGTGCGGCGCATTCCCCCCGGCCAGACCCGCAGCTACGCCCAGATGGGGCGCCTGTGCGGCCTCACGCCCCGGGCGGTGGGGGCCGCCATGCGGGCCTGTCCGTTCTTCCTGGTGGTTCCGGCCCAGCGCGTGATTCATGCCGATGGGCGGCTGGGGGGTTTTGCCGGGCGGGAGGGCGTGAAGGAGTGGCTTTTGCGATGGGAGGGGGCTCAGTTGTCGCCCTGA
- a CDS encoding TetR/AcrR family transcriptional regulator, translated as MLTLRERQKQRRRDRIFRTAINLFREKGFHQTTATDIAKASHVSRGTFFNYYSYKEAVLLDFGAQLLNELREQALSELAQGEPPLEVLRRLWNRLAEVSERERVLLSPLAYELLNPDPQRAKAAFEALPLGDLIAEILHPLRTQGRLRQDMSLERISRSIADVYLLSALRWAAYTPGRQLKDEMNKFLDLMLEGALAREAAKPAKAARTSS; from the coding sequence ATGCTTACCCTTCGGGAAAGGCAAAAACAGCGTCGCCGAGACCGCATTTTCCGCACTGCCATCAACCTATTCCGTGAGAAAGGCTTTCATCAGACCACAGCCACCGACATTGCTAAAGCTTCGCACGTTTCAAGGGGCACTTTTTTCAACTATTATTCCTATAAGGAGGCGGTTCTACTCGACTTCGGTGCCCAGCTACTGAACGAACTACGGGAACAAGCCCTGTCCGAGCTGGCTCAAGGTGAGCCTCCCCTCGAGGTGCTGCGCCGCTTATGGAACCGCCTGGCCGAGGTTAGTGAGCGTGAACGCGTGCTACTCTCCCCTCTAGCTTACGAGCTGCTGAACCCCGATCCCCAGCGTGCCAAGGCTGCTTTTGAAGCTCTGCCCCTGGGCGACCTGATTGCCGAAATTCTGCACCCGCTAAGAACCCAGGGTCGGTTGCGGCAGGATATGTCGCTCGAGCGCATCTCCCGCTCCATTGCCGATGTGTACCTGCTCTCGGCGTTGCGCTGGGCGGCTTATACCCCGGGGCGGCAGCTTAAGGATGAGATGAACAAGTTCCTCGACCTGATGCTGGAAGGCGCCCTGGCCAGGGAGGCCGCCAAGCCAGCCAAGGCTGCACGCACCTCGAGCTAG